Proteins from one Rosa chinensis cultivar Old Blush chromosome 7, RchiOBHm-V2, whole genome shotgun sequence genomic window:
- the LOC112176631 gene encoding structural maintenance of chromosomes protein 3, with translation MHIKQIIIEGFKSYREQVATEPFSPKINCVVGANGSGKTNFFHAIRFVLSDLFQNLRSDDRHALLHEGAGHQVLSAFVEIVFDNSDNRIPVDKEEVRLRRTIGLKKDEYFLDGKHITKTEVMNLLESAGFSRSNPYYVVQQGKIASLTLMKDSERLDLLKEIGGTRVYEERRQESLKIMQDTGNKRKQIIQVVQYLDERLKELDEEKEELRKYQQLDKQRKSLEYTIYDKELQDARQRLAEVEDDRNKVSETSTRMYNSVLDAHEKSKDLDKALKDLTKELQALNKEKEAVEKRRTDAIKKHTELELDVKDLQEKISGNIRAKEDAVKQLQSLQKEIQDSMDELENISPLYENQVMREKEITKGIMEREKQLSILYQKQGRATQFPSKAARDKWLQKEIDDLERVLSSNLAQENKLQDEIKRLNAELHERGTYIESRRNEITNKESLISQSREGFSHHKAERDKMQDERKTLWRKETELSAEIDKLRTEVEKAEKSLDHSTPGDVRRGLNSVRKICREYNIPGVFGPIIELLDCEEKFFTAVEVTAGNSLFHVVVENDEISTQIIRHLNSLKGGRVTFIPLNRVRAPRVTYPQNSDVVPLLKRLKFLPKYTAAFAQVFARTVVCRDLDVATKVARSDGLDCITLEGDQVSKKGGMTGGFYDHRRSKLKFMNLIRQNTKSISLKEEELEKIRNMLEKIDEEITKLVTEQQKIDAERVHVKSELEQLKQDIANANKQQNLISKALGNKEKSLADVRVQIDQLRASMAMKHAEMGTDLIDHLTPEEKDLLSRLNPEIADLKEKLITCKADRTETEARKAELETNLTTNLKRRKQELEAIISSVETDNLHGEDEIKIQELNDARLLVEDATEQLRRVSESIDGQSRQLRKTKDEKTKLKNLEDNYERTLQDEAKQLEQLLSKRNMYLAKQEEYSKKIRELGALSSDAFETYKRRNIKELHKMLHRCNEQLQQFSHVNKKALDQYVNFTEQREELQRRQAELDAGDEKIAELISVLDQRKDESIERTFKGVARNFREVFSELVQGGHGHLLMVKRKDGNHADDDLDEDDGPGETDRSEKYIGVKVKVSFTGQGETQSMKQLSGGQKTVVALTLIFAIQQCDPAPFYLFDEIDAALDPQYRTAVGNMIRRLADTETTQFITTTFRQELVKVSDKIYGVTHSNRVSRVNVISKEEALNFIDQDQSHNAN, from the exons ATGCACATAAAGCAG ATTATAATTGAAGGATTTAAGAGCTACAGAGAACAGGTTGCTACTGAGCCATTCAGTCCAAAAATCAATTGCGTTG TTGGTGCTAATGGGTCCGGAAAGACAAACTTTTTCCATG CAATTCGGTTTGTACTAAGTGACCTTTTCCAAAACCTTCGAAGCGACGATCGGCATGCTCTACTCCAT GAAGGTGCAGGGCACCAAGTCTTATCTGCATTTGTGGAGATTGTCTTCGATAACTCTGACAATCGAATACCG GTTGATAAGGAGGAAGTGCGGTTGCGAAGGACAATTGGTTTGAAGAAGGATGAGTATTTCTTGGATGGAAAGCACATCAC GAAAACTGAGGTTATGAATTTACTGGAAAGTGCTGGGTTCTCTCGCTCCAATCCATATTATGTTGTGCAGCAAGGAAAG ATAGCATCCTTGACACTGATGAAAGATTCTGAGCGACTGGATTTACTTAAGGAAATCGGTGGCACTCGAGTGTATGAGGAGAGACGTCAAGAAAGTTTGAAAATCATGCAGGACACTG GTAACAAAAGAAAGCAGATAATTCAAGTTGTTCAGTACTTGGATGAGAGATTAAAGGAACTGGACGAAGAGAAAGAGGAACTCAGAAAGTATCAGCAGCTTGACAAGCAGCGAAAATCTCTGGAATACACTATATATGACAAGGAACTTCAGGATGCTCGCCAAAGGCTGGCAGAG GTAGAAGATGATCGGAATAAGGTTTCTGAAACATCGACGAGGATGTATAATAGTGTGCTGGATGCCCATGAAAAGTCCAAGGACTTGGATAAGGCTTTGAAAGATTTGACAAAAGAGCTACAAGCtttaaataaagagaaagaagcagtggaaaAACGAAGAACAGACGCGATAAAGAAACACACAGAGCTTGAGCTTGATGTCAAAGATCTACAGGAGAAGATATCTGGAAACATCCGAGCCAAA GAAGATGCTGTGAAACAACTACAGAGTCTGCAGAAAGAGATTCAGGATTCAATGGATGAGCTTGAGAATATAAGTCCTCTGTATGAGAATCAAGTCATGAGGGAAAAGGAGATAACAAAGGG AATAATGGAGCGTGAGAAGCAGCTTAGCATACTTTATCAAAAACAAGGTCGTGCGACCCAGTTTCCAAGTAAAGCTGCTCGTGACAAATGGCTTCAAAAGGAAATTGATGATCTTGAACGAGTTCTTTCGTCAAATTTGGCACAG GAGAACAAGCTTCAGGATGAAATTAAACGTCTTAATGCTGAATTGCACGAGCGGGGTACTTACATTGAATCTCGAAGAAATGAAATTACTAACAAGGAATCTCTCATCTCTCAGTCACGTGAAGGGTTCAGTCATCATAAAGCAGAGAGGGACAAGATGCAGGATGAGCGCAA GACCCTATGGAGGAAAGAAACAGAACTTTCTGCTGAAATTGATAAACTGAGAACAGAAGTTGAGAAGGCAGAGAAGAGCCTTGATCATTCAACTCCTGGT GATGTGAGGAGAGGGCTAAATTCTGTTCGTAAGATCTGCAGAGAGTATAATATTCCTGGGGTATTTGGTCCTATTATTGAGTTGCTTGATTGTGAGGAAAAGTTTTTTACAGCAGTGGAAGTTACTGCTGGGAACAG CTTATTTCATGTTGTGgttgaaaatgatgaaatatCAACTCAGATAATCAGGCACCTTAATTCACTGAAAGGTGGGCGTGTTACTTTTATCCCCCTGAATAGGGTGAGGGCTCCAAGGGTAACTTATCCACAAAACTCAGACGTGGTTCCTTTGTTGAAGAGGTTAAAGTTTCTTCCAAAGTACACTGCTGCATTTGCTCAG GTATTTGCTAGAACAGTTGTTTGTCGAGATCTGGATGTGGCCACAAAGGTTGCTCGTAGCGATGGTCTAGATTGCATCACTTTAGAAG GAGATCAAGTCAGCAAGAAGGGTGGGATGACGGGAGGATTTTATGATCACAGACGCTCAAAGTTGAAGTTCATGAATCTAATCCGACAGAATACAAAATCTATCAGCTTGAAAGAAGAAGAACttgagaaaatcagaaatatgcTTGAAA AGATAGACGAGGAAATTACAAAACTTGTAACTGAGCAGCAGAAAATTGATGCTGAGCGAGTCCATGTCAAATCAGAACTGGAACAGCTTAAGCAGGACATTGCGAATGCTAATAAGCAGcaaaatttaatttctaaaGCACTTGGGAATAAG GAAAAATCACTTGCTGATGTGCGGGTTCAAATTGATCAGCTTAGAGCTAGTATGGCCATGAAGCATGCTGAAATGGGCACCGATCTCATTGATCATTTGACTCCAGAGGAGAAGGATCTTCTCTCAAGATTGAACCCTGAAATAGCAGATCTGAAAGAGAAACTTATTACATGCAAGGCGGATCGAACTGAG ACTGAAGCAAGAAAGGCAGAGCTTGAAACTAATTTAACTACGAACCTTAAGAGGCGGAAGCAAGAACTAGAGGCAATAATATCTTCTGTGGAAACTGATAATTTGCATGGTGAAGATGAAATAAAGATTCAGGAACTGAATGATGCTAGATTATTGGTTGAAGATGCAACAGAGCAGCTCAGAA GAGTTTCTGAAAGTATTGATGGTCAGTCGAGGCAATTGAGGAAAACCAAGGATGAAAAGACTAAGTTGAAG AACTTGGAAGACAACTATGAGAGGACACTTCAGGATGAAGCCAAACAGCTGGAGCAGCTACTGAGTAAAAGAAATATGTATCTTGCTAAACAAGAAGAGTACTCAAAGAAAATCAGGGAATTGGGTGCATTGTCATCGGATGCTTTTGAAAC GTATAAGCGAAGGAACATCAAAGAACTACATAAAATGCTGCACAGATGCAATGAGCAACTGCAACAGTTTAGTCATGTCAACAAGAAAGCACTTGACCAGTATGTAAATTTTACAGAACAACGTGAAGAACTCCAGAGAAGGCAAGCTGAACTGGATGCAGGTGATGAG AAAATTGCAGAACTTATATCTGTCTTAGATCAAAGGAAGGATGAATCAATAGAACGCACTTTTAAAGGTGTTGCTAGGAACTTTCGAGAAGTTTTCTCTGAACTTGTGCAAGGTGGCCATGGTCACCTTCTCATggtgaaaagaaag GATGGTAACCATGCTGACGATGATCTGGATGAGGATGATGGACCAGGGGAAACAGATAGATCTGAGAAATATATTGGTGTGAAAGTAAAG GTTTCTTTTACCGGGCAAGGAGAGACTCAGTCCATGAAGCAGTTGTCTGGGGGTCAGAAAACTGTTGTTGCATTGACGCTTATCTTTGCAATACAGCAATGTGATCCTGCTCCTTTCTatctttttgatgaaattgatgcAGCGCTGGATCCTCAGTACAGGACTGCTGTTGGAA ATATGATCCGACGCCTGGCAGATACCGAAACTACTCAATTTATAACTACAACATTCCGACAAGAGCTTGTGAAAGTTTCTGACAAGATATATGGTGTTACACATTCAAACAGGGTGAGCCGTGTCAACGTTATCTCAAAGGAAGAAGCATTGAACTTTATTGATCAAGACCAGTCACACAATGCTAACTAA